GTTTCCGCCTTGGCTTCATCTGTTCCATAGATACTGACAAAGATTTTAGCGTGTTGCAGGTCGCCCGATACGTCTACATCTGTGACGCTGACCATTCCTGCGCCCACACGATCATCTTTGATATCTTGGATCAGCATTTGCCCAATTTCGCGCTTAATTTGTTCAGCAACGCGAGATACACGACGATCTGTAGCCATAATTCAGCCTCCTTTTAGGTGGAGTATAGGCGATACTTCTACCTATGCTACTAAATCGGAGCTAAACCCAGCATGGCACGGAGGGTAAAAGCTAGAAAAGTCAGCCCAGCGATTAAGAATATCATCAGTGCGATCGCTGTTACTGGGCGTTCTAATAAAGGTTTCAACCATCCAAAGGTGAAAAAGAATACACCCAGCAGCATTGTTATAAAGAAGCGGGGATAACGAGAGATGTTTTCCCAAAATCCATCAAAAGTTGCAAACATCGATAATCAATTATCAATTAACAATTAACAATTATCAGTT
Above is a window of Oculatellaceae cyanobacterium DNA encoding:
- a CDS encoding DUF751 family protein, which gives rise to MFATFDGFWENISRYPRFFITMLLGVFFFTFGWLKPLLERPVTAIALMIFLIAGLTFLAFTLRAMLGLAPI